The DNA segment CTGCTACCACCACTCTTTGAACTGGACCAAGGTGCTTCGGGGGCCTACAGAAGAGCGACTAGACATCAAGCATAATCGTCCGCGTAGAGACTGCGGTGAGGGAAAGGGTCTGCTGGGTGGTGAGAATAGGGAGTCAGGGAGGAGAGAGCTGAAAGGACTATTCTGCCCTAGACATGGGAGTAGGGTTGAGGGATGGAACCAAGGAGAAAGGGGCTGTTAGGCCGGAAGCAGTAACGAGGAAGAATAATGAAGAGAGGGCTTGCTGGGAGTCCTCAGACTCCTCTCCTAACCCACCCCTTCCTTTCCAGTGGCAGAGGGCAAAGtgtgtgacccactgtgctccTCTGGGGGATGCTGGGGCCCAGGCCCTGGTCAGTGCTTGTCCTGTCGAAACTACAGCCGAGGAGGTGTCTGTGTGACCCACTGCAACTTTCTGAATGGGTACAGTGAGGGGAGCCAGTCAAGGATGGGTGGGGTTGGGGCACTGCCATGGAACTGTTCAGGTGGCATATAATAAAAGCCTTTAGACAGCTTTCTGCATATGCCTTGGTGGGAGTGAGGTAGGAGACCAGGTCATGAAGGTCAGGACTTGGAAGTGACCCCTCTCCCTTTATTCCCCACTGCAGGGAGCCTCGAGAGTTTGCCCATGAGGCTGAATGCTTCTCCTGCCACCCGGAATGCCAACCCATGGAGGGCACTGCCACATGCAATGGCTCGGTATAGTAGCAGCACCAGGATCTCCAAGGGAGACACTCCAAGGGAGACAGAGAAGGGGCAATACTTGGAGCATCTGGGGAATGATATGGCTAAGGATAGTACAGAGAGGCCAGATAATGCTAGGGCCTGCAGATAGAAGATCCTGAATGTCTGGGTTGGTTTTTGCTGGGAGGTATGGAATTGACCTTGGGATCTGATTCTTCCTGACCTTCTCTCTTCCACTCAGGGCTCTGATACTTGTGCTCAATGTGCCCATTTTCGAGATGGGCCCCACTGTGTGAGCAGCTGCCCCCATGGAGTCCTAGGTGCCAAGGGCCCCATCTACAAGTACCCAGATGTTCAGAATGAATGTAGGCCCTGCCATGAGAACTGCACCCAGGGGTGAGTGATGGGATAATAAGGAGAGGGGGTCAGGTGGAAGGGTAGGAGCACAGAACTAGGGTGAGGGAAGCGGAAGCAGAAAGAAGAGAGGCTGTGATTTAAGAATCTCTCCCAGCTGGCCGAGTGcaggagctcacacctgtaatcccagcactttgggaggccaaagcaggtggatcacctgagatagggagtttgagaccagcctgaccaatatggagaaaccccgtctctactaaaaatataaaattagctgggcgtggtggcgcatgcctgtaattccagctgcgtgggaggctgaggcaggagaattgcttgaacccaagaggcggaggttgcggtgagccgagatcacatcattgcactctagcctgggcaacaagagtgaaactccgtctcaaaaaaaaaaaaaaaaaaaaaaagagaaaaaaaaaagaatcactccCAGCTGTGTAGCGAAGGATTGGAGAAAGGGAAAATCAGTAACAACACAAAATTACACCACGGTTTTGGGAACATGGAATAACCTCAGTTCAAGAGGGTTTCACTGAAGAGGGGCTTGGGGAGAGCTAGTAAGCTGGGGGTGGAGGCCATGTCTTGGGATCAGCTTTGGGCTCCAGGATGGGATGCCATGGTAAGTTCTAAAACAAGCTTTTGTATGTTGAGGCTGTTGAAATTGAGCCTCTGTTGTCCAAGCTCTCATTTAAGGTAGTGACTTTCTTCCCTAGGTGTAAAGGACCAGAGCTTCAAGACTGTTTAGGACAAACACTGGTGCTGATTGGGTATGATGGGGTTGGAGATTCTGGAAACTGGGGATATTTGAGAGTTGGGAGAGAGGTGGTTACCTGGAGAGAAGAGCAAGGCTCTCTTCATTCTGGCCTTTTATGTACGCAGTCCACTATCACCGGACACTTGGGACTCAAGAATGCAGGCTTCTGGACTTCCCTTCCTAAAATTAACTTTCAGTAGTCGAAGAGTGGTCCAGATTTAGGTTGGTCCCTCCAGTGCTTAAGGATATATATGTGAATGTTAATTTCTTGCCCTAGATCTGCATCATACCTTCAGCACAAGTATAGTTGACATTTGTAAGGAAGATGCAAACCCAGGATAATGTTGGGTTTCTATATATCCCATAGCAAAACCCATCTGACAATGGCTTTGACAGTGATAGCAGGATTGGTAGTGATTTTCATGATGCTGGGCGGCACTTTTCTCTACTGGCGTGGGCGCCGGATTCAGAATAAAAGGGCTATGAGGCGATACTTGGAACGGGGTGAGGTGAGTACTTAgcttacttttgttttttcttttctctctctttcttgcttttcttgcttttctttctctctttctctctttctttctttctttccatgccCCGGAAGTCTCTTTATAGCTTAATTTTGAGTGGTACCCTGTGCATCCAGGGGTCAATGATGACATGAACATCActcccctcctctttccccaGAGATTTGATCCCTTTCTTAAAGGAAGTAGTGTGGTCCCCTAGAAAGAACACTGGTCAGCGAAATGGAAGGCATGCATTCTAGTCCTGATTTTGCCATTAATTTGCCACATGACTTTGAAGAAGTTCCTtatcttctctgtgcctcagtttatgCATCTATACAGAGGAAATAACATTTATCCTTCCAGGATGGCAATAAGGTTAAAGGGGAATGATGTATGTGACAGTGCTGTGGAAAGCACAGAGCACAGTATAAAAGGTACTCACGGAGGTAATAGTATTACCAACTCTCCCTAGCTGTCTCTTTCCCCACTTCATGTTCCTCCATCAAAGGGAAAACCCTGATTCCTGATCTCATGAGCACAAATAACTTCCTCAATTCTAAGGGTCTGTACCTCAATATGCCTATAATGCATTCTAGGACTAACGGTCCTTCCTCTTCCTGCCCTTTCGGCTCTGCCACTTTTGGCATTCACCTATGGGGAGCGGGTTGGAGTGGGACATGGGAATGGCCTTTCCTGAGCACCTCCTTCCCTTTTGCTCCTTAGAGCATAGAGCCTCTGGACCCCAGTGAGAAGGCTAACAAAGTCTTGGCCAGAATCTTCAAAGAGACAGAGTTAAGGAAGCTTAAAGTGCTTGGCTCGGGTGTCTTTGGAACTGTGCACAAAGTGAGTGACCCATAGGAATTCTGGAGAGGTGGGGAAGGCACCTAGGGCAAAAGGGTGAAAGATTTTTGGAAAGGACTGACCTAGGGAGAATGACCTTATGCCAACTCCTGCCCCAAACTTCCCAGGGAGTGTGGATCCCTGAGGGTGAATCAATCAAGATTCCAGTCTGCATTAAAATCATTGAGGACAAGAGTGGACGGCAAAGTTTTCAAGCTGTGACAGATGTAAGTGAAGGAAATTCTGTATGCCGCTAGGAGAGAGGACAATATTAGATACAATCATGTAGAAGCACGGTCCTGTGCTTCTCAGCAGCTACTATGTTAGCCAGAATGTTGGCGGGGGGCCTGGGCTGGCTGTGCACATGCTGAGTGTACGTGAACCTGTTGGATTCCTAGATACCACCTTTTGTGTCTCTTAGCATATGCTGGCCATTGGCAGCCTGGACCATGCCCACATTGTGCGGCTGCTGGGACTATGCCCAGGGTCATCTCTGCAGCTTGTCACTCAGTACTTGCCTCTGGGTTCTCTGCTGGATCATGTGAGACAACACCGGGGGGCACTGGGGCCACAGCTGCTGCTCAACTGGGGAGTACAAATTGCCAAGGTGAGAGAAGCCTGGAGTAATTCTGTGATAAGAACTGCTTGGCTGAGGGCCAGCCAGGAAAAAGTGGGAAGGTTGAAGTTCTGAGAGGTGGGGTCCCCAACACCCGGGctgcagactggtactggtccatggcctgttaggaaccgggccacgcagcaggtgagcagcaggcaagcgagtgaagcttcatctgtatctACAGTCAATCCCCATCActtgcattactgcctgagctctgcctcctgtcagatcaggggcagcattagattctcttaGAAACGTGACctctgttgtgaactgtgcatgtgaaggatctaggttgtgcactccttatgagaatctaactaatgcctgatgatctgaggtggaacagtttcatcccaaaaccaacCCTCCCTTTCCCcgggaaaaactgtcttccacaaaaccggtccctggtgccaaaaaagtttGGGGACTGCTGCTGAGAGGTAGATTTAAGTTTGGGAGAATTCCAGATCTCAGTGACTGATTCCCCTAACCTTAAGAATACTTTCTTCCCCTCTACCTACAGGGTATGTACTACCTTGAAGAACATGGTATGGTGCATAGAAACCTGGCTGCCCGAAATGTGCTACTCAAGTCACCCAGTCAGGTTCAGGTGGCAGATTTTGGTGTGGCTgacctgctgcctcctgatgatAAGCAGCTGCTATACAGTGAGGCCAAGGTGAGGTGACACAAAGGATAAGGAGGTGGGGGTGAGTGAAGCGTGGGGATAGGGAGCAGCCAGTGGTCTCTTCCGGAGGCAAGCAGATGCTTCATGGTAAGTTCAAGGAGAGGAGGCTGCAGATGCCAGATATTTTAGTTCAgagaacaacaaagaaaagaatgatcAAGAACTTGGGACTTGGAAATGCTAAGAAAATGTGTGGAAATAAACTTGTGATACCTCTTTCTTTAATCTGCAGACTCCAATTAAGTGGATGGCCCTCGAGAGTATCCACTTTGGGAAATACACACACCAGAGTGATGTCTGGAGCTATGGTCAGTGCATCTGGATGCCCTCTCTACCATCACTGGCCCCAATTTCAAATTTGCCTTTTGAGACCCCCTCTTAGAATCTCTAAGCACTTCAGATTTTTATGTCAGATCAGGTTCTGCCTTCCCTTCACTTCATGCCCATGTCTACTATTTTGCCAGTGACTAGTCCATTTCTTCCTGCACCAGGTGTGACAGTTTGGGAGTTGATGACCTTTGGGGCAGAGCCCTATGCAGGGCTGCGACTGGCTGAAGTACCAGACCTGCTAGAGAAGGGGGAGCGGTTGGCACAGCCCCAGATCTGCACAATTGATGTCTACATGGTGATGGTCAAGTGTGAGTTACCAGCGGAGCtcagccattttctttctttctttttttttttttttttttttgagatggagtctcactcttatcacccaggctggaatgcaatggtgcaatctcggctcactacaacctctgcctctcgggttcaagcgattctcctgcttcagcctctggagtagctgggattataggcggccaccaccacacctggctaattgttttatatttagtagagagggggtttcaccatgttggccaggctggtctcaaactgctgacctcaggtgatctgcccgcctcagcttcccaaagtgctgggattacaggtgtgagccatcgtgcccggcctgaCCGCGGCCATTTTCTGACTTCCCTCTGTACTCCTCTTGTGGCtctattcccttttttttttttttttttttttttaatggagtctcactctgtcgcccatactggagtgcagtggcgtgaccttggctcactgtgacctccacattccaggtttaagcagttctcctgtctcagcctcccaaatagctgggactttaggcatgcaccaccatgcccagctaattttttttgtctttttagtagagacggggtttcactacgttggccaggctggtctcaaagtcccaacctcaggtgattcacccgcctcggcctcccaaagtgctgggattataggtgtgagccaccacgcccggccatggaTATATTCCCTTTTATGTCTCTACCTCCTACATCTTATCTCTAGGTTGGATGATTGATGAGAACATTCGCCCAACCTTTAAAGAACTAGCCAATGAGTTCACCAGGATGGCCCGAGACCCACCACGGTATCTGGTCATAAAGGTGAGCAGGGAGTAGGAGATACTAAGGAAATTTAGAAAAAGGAGGAGTTGGCTGGAACCAGGATTCCCCCTAACAATCACCTATCGATATAGAGAGAGAGTGGGCCTGGAATAGCCCCTGGGCCAGAGCCCCATGGTCTGACAAACAAGAAGCTAGAGGAAGTAGAGCTGGAGCCAGAACTAGACCTAGACTTAGACTTGGAAGCAGAGGAGGACAACCTGGCAACCACCACACTGGGCTCCGCCCTCAGCCTACCAGTTGGAACACTTAATCGGCCACGTGGGGTAAGACACCTTCTAATTACCCAACACTTTGCACCCTAAGCCCTCACAAACCCTACAGATACCCAGATTAACTACTTAAAGGCCCCCATGGTGAATATAGATTTCTCCCTTCATCTTaaccttttccttattttttcctcctagagcCAGAGCCTTTTAAGTCCATCATCTGGATACATGCCCATGAACCAGGGTAATCTTGGGGAGGCTTGCCAGGTAAGTTCTGATGCTGAGAGGCTGGGTTTTAGGATCAGATTGATAGGAGTAGTGTGGAAGACATTAGAAACCTTTGAGGTTTAATCAGTGTCCTGCAAAAAAGAAGGCAGCgagggccgggcgaggtggctcatgcctgtaatcccagtactttgggaggccagagagagtggatcacctgaggttaggagtttgagaccagcctggccaacatggtgaaaccccatctctacccaaaatacaaaaaactagctgggtgtggtggtgcacaactgtaatcccaactactcaggaggctgagacaggagaatcgcttgaacccgggaggcagaggttgcagtgagctgagatggtaccactgcactccagcctgggtgacacagcaagaccctgtctcttaaaaaaaaaaaaaaaaaaaaaaaaggccaggtccggtggctcacgcctgtaatcccagcactttgggaggctgaggtgggcagatcatgaggtcaggagttcgagaccagcctggccaccatggcaaaaccctgtctctactaaaaatacaaaaactagctgcacacggtggcaggtgcctgcaatcccagctactcaggaggctgaggcaggagaatcacttgaacagggaagcggagactgcagtgagccaaaatcatgccactgcactccagcctgggcgacaagaacaagactccacctcaaaaaaaaaaaaaaaaaaaggcagggaacAACCCAATTTCCTTCTAAACAAATGTCTCTTCTTTCCTCATCACGTAAATCTCCTtgcattattttctgtttattttcttccttaggAGTCTGCAGTTTCTGGGAGCAGTGAATGGTGCCCCCGTCCAGTCTCTCTACACCCAATGCCACGGGGATGCCTGGCATCAGAGTCATCAGAGGGCCATGTAACAGGCTCTGAGGCTGAGCTCCAGGAGAAAGTGTCAACGTGTAGGAGCCGGAGCAGGAGCCGGAGCCCACGGCCACGCGGAGATAGCGCCTACCATTCCCAGCGCCACAGTCTGCTTACTCCTGTTACCCCACTCTCCCCACCAGGGTTAGAGGAAGAGGATGTCAACGGTTATGTCATGCCAGATACACACCTCAAAGGTGCCTGACTCTTCCTGGGGCTTTCCTCAATTCTTCCTCGAATCCTTTCCCCGGGCTcctcttgttttttcttctctgatcATATGCCTCTCTGtcctattaattttttcaaattttccccTACCCCCATGAAGTTATTCGCATACCTATCCTTTCTTCTCAACCCCCAGGTACTCCCTCCTCCCGGGAAGGCACCCTTTCTTCAGTGGGTCTCAGTTCTGTCCTGGGTActgaagaagaagatgaagatgaggaGTATGAATACATGAACCGGAGGAGAAGGCACAGTCCACCTCGTCCCCCTAGGCCAAGTTCCCTTGAGGAGCTGGGTTATGAGTACATGGATGTGGGGTCAGACCTCAGTGCTTCTCTGGGCAGCACACAGAGTTGCCCACTCCACCCTGTACCAGTCATGCCCACTGCTGGCACAACTCCAGATGAAGACTATGAATATATGAATCGGCAACGAGGTGGAAGTGGTCCTGGGGGTGATTATGCAGCCATGGGGGCCTGCCCAGCATCTGAGCAAGGGTATGAAGAGATGAGAGCTTTTCAGGGGCCTGGACATCAGGCCCCCCATGTCCATTACGCCCACCTAAAAACTCTACGTAGCTTAGAGGCTACAGACTCTGCCTTTGATAACCCTGATTACTGGCATAGCAGGCTTTTCCCCAAGGCTAATGCCCAGAGAACGTAACTCCTGCTCCTTGTGGCACTCAGGGAGCATTTAATGGCAGCTAGTGCCTTTAGAGGGTACCCTCTTCTCCCTattccctctctctcccaggtCCCAGCCCCTTTTCCCCAGTCCCAGACAATTCCATTCAACCTTTGGAGGCTTTTAAACATTTTGACACAAAATTCTTATGGTATGTAGCCAGCTGtgcactttcttctctttcccaacCCCAGGAAAGGAGGTTTTCCTTATTTTGTGTGCTTTCCCAGTCCCATTCCTCAGCTTCTTCACAGGCACTCCTGGAGATATGAAGGATTACTCTCCATATCCCTTCCTCTCAGGCTCTGACTACTTGGAACTAGGCTCTTATGTGTGCCTTTGTTTCCCATCAGACTGTcaagaagaggaaagggaggaaaccTAGCAGAGGAAAGTGTAATTTTGGTTTATGACTCTTAACCCCTTAGAAAGACAGAAGCTTAAAATCTGTGAAGAAAGAGGTTAGGAGTAGATATTGATTACTATTATAATAATTCAGCACTTAACTATGAGCCAGGCATCATACTAAACTTCACCTACGTTATCTCACTTAGTCCTTTATCATCCTTACAACAATTCTGTGACATAGATATTATCTCATTTCACAAAAAGGgaagtcgggcatggtggctcatgcctgtaatcccagcactttgggaggctgaggcggaaggattacctgaggcaaggagtttgagaccagcctagccaacatggtaagaccccatctcttaaaaaacaaaaaaaaagcagcagcaaaaaaaactttagaactgggcgctgtggctcatgcctgcaatcccagccctttgggaggctgagatggaaagatcacttgagcccagaattaGAGACAAGCCTATggaaacataacaagaccccgtctctacagggaaaaaaaaaaaaaaaagaaactgagccttaaagagatgaaataaattaAGCAGTAGGTCCAGGATGCAAAATCCTCCCAATTCCTGTGCATGTGCTCTTACTGTAAGGTGCCAAGGAAAACTGATTTAAGTCACAGCCCTTGTTTACGGGGCACCGTTTCTTGTTTTTGCACTGAATCAAGTCTAACCCCAACAGCCACATCCTCCTCCTATACCCAGACATCTCGTCTCAGGAAGTGGTGGTGGGGGTAgtcagaaggaaaaataactgGACATCTTTGTGTAAACCATAATCCACATGTGCTGTATATGATCTTCACTCCTTATCCCCAAGATCCCCTTTTAGAAGCCCTTCTCATCTAGCAGTGAGAAGCTTCCAGGTAGGACAGAAAGAAGATCCAGCTTCAGCTTCACACCTCTGTCCCCTTGGATGGGGAACTGAGGGAAAATGTCTGTTGTATcactgaagttttttgttttgtttttatacatgTCTGAATAAAAATGCCAAAGTTTTTTTCAGCTTCCTGTCTGTCAAGTGAAAACATTTCGTATAAGAGATCTGCTCCTCAGCAGTGGATAGTCACCTTTCTGTCTTCTGACAGTGCTACTCTGTCCCATGTAGATTTCTCTAGTCCTACTATTACTTGGTATTTCTTTAGAACAAGCATAGCGCATAGTCCTTTTCATTAAGGGTTTTAGTAGAAATCTACAAGGCAACCAATTGGGAATAACAAAAAGAACCCACGTGCTTGAAGATTTATAAAAAGCCCTATACGTGTCCAGTCTCCTTCAGAGGCCAAATACTGAAACCTCCAGATGCTTCTGAATTCATTATCTTAGAAAAGTCaccaaatctttttattttttcacggTAAGAACTCTCAACAAACATGTCTTTCTGAACACTTCCCTTAGGTGCCCCATCCAGGTGCCTGTTATTGGAACAATAATGTCATGTTACTTCATTAGGAGTCCGGCCTCTAGATTACGAGGCCTTTAAATGGATGATCCCTCCGGTGTCCGGCTGCGCAGCTGGCCCCCGTTCCCAGCACCCTTGGTCTTCTTCCACCTGTCTGCCCCTCCCTGTTCTCCCAGCTTCGGAGGACGACTGAACCGGCTGGGCGGGTTTCGCCAGCCGACCCAAGTATCCGAGGAAGGGCGCACCCAGCCTCCCCGCCCTAGGTGCAGACACTGCCCACCCGCCGCGGCTCCACTCTACTCCACCCCTGCTCGCTCGACTCTAAACCTATTTCCCCGCCGTAGCTCCGCCCCTCTTCCCTCAGCCCGCCCCTCTGTTACTGGCTTTCGCACAGCGTTCTCGGTGGAAGTGGTTTTTCCGGGAGAGACCACGCTTCCCCTCAAGCTCCCCAACGGCTCCGCCTTCCCGCCGGAGCCTGACCCTTCCCAGCGTGCCCGGCGATTCCGGCGTGCGAGGCCCTTGGAGGGCAAGGCCCCAGGGCCTGGCTTAGGAGCGTGAGCGGCAGGCTGGGAATTGTAGTTCGAAAGCCCTCGAGGGCGGCTAAAGGCTGGCGGTGGAGAGGACTAGTTTTCCCAGCGTGCCCTGCGCCTCAGCCCGCGCGCTCACAGCTTCTCGCTCtcgcctgcctgcctgctcccTTGCTTGCTCGCGCTTTCGCTCGCCCTCTCCTCGAGGATCGAGGGGACTCTGGCCACAGCCTGTGGCTGGGAAGGGAGACAGAGGCGGCGGCGGCTCAGGGGAAACGAGGCTGCAGTGGTGGTAGTAGGAAGATGTCGGGCGAGGACGAGCAGCAGGAGCAAACTATCGCCGAGGACCTGGTCGTGACCAAGTATAAGATGGGGGGCGACATCGCCAACAGTGAGTGCGACCTCGGGGGTCGGGGAATCAAGGCTGACAGGGAAAGGTGCCAGGCTGGCCCTGAAGGGGCTGGAGCGGAGGGGTCATGCGAACTGAGCTACTGAGGGGCCCGCACCAGTCCGCTGGGGGCGGCGTGGTGGGAAGACCCGGTGTCGCTCCTGGGACCTGAGCGGCCAGGCCCAGGCTGAAGTCTATGGAGGTGCGGGTCGGCGACCGGGATGAGCGGAGAGAGGGTAACCTGGCAGGCTCCGACCCGAGGCCGTTTGTTAGGAGGCAAGACGTGTTTTCTCTTGTTCCTATCCTTCATTCCCGATTTCTGCTTCCTCTGATTCTGGCAACGGCGAGGCCACCTCGAAAAGGAAGCGCCCAGCTATTGGCGACAGAAGCGCCCCTCTGTTTTTGTCGCGTCTGCGGGGCGTCAGGAGCCGAGCCGGCACGTGTTGCTGGGTCCCCTTGCGGATGGCTGGCCCCCTTCTTCCTCCAGTACTGTCCCTGACACCAGCTTCCCCACCACGTGCTTTGCTGGAGCCTTTCCTTCTTCAGCTCTTACCCTGGTGGGGGCCCCCTTCTACCCTTGGGCCAGCTAAGGGGACCGTTGGAGAGCACTCCT comes from the Macaca mulatta isolate MMU2019108-1 chromosome 11, T2T-MMU8v2.0, whole genome shotgun sequence genome and includes:
- the ERBB3 gene encoding receptor tyrosine-protein kinase erbB-3 isoform X2, with the translated sequence MNEFSTLPLPNLRVVRGTQVYDGKFAIFVMLNYNTNSSHALRQLRLTQLTEILSGGVYIEKNDKLCHMDTIDWKDIVRDQDAEIVVKDNGRSCPLCHEVCKGRCWGPGPEDCQTLTKTICAPQCNGHCFGPNPNQCCHDECAGGCSGPQDTDCFACRHFNDSGACVPRCPQPLVYNKLTFQLEPNPHTKYQYGGVCVASCPHNFVVDQTSCVRACPPDKMEVDKNGLKMCEPCGGLCPKACEGTGSGSRFQTVDSSNIDGFVNCTKILGNLDFLITGLNGDPWHKIPALDPEKLNVFRTVREITGYLNIQSWPPHMYNFSVFSNLTTIGGRSLYNRGFSLLIMKNLNVTSLGFRSLKEISAGRIYISANRQLCYHHSLNWTKVLRGPTEERLDIKHNRPRRDCVAEGKVCDPLCSSGGCWGPGPGQCLSCRNYSRGGVCVTHCNFLNGEPREFAHEAECFSCHPECQPMEGTATCNGSGSDTCAQCAHFRDGPHCVSSCPHGVLGAKGPIYKYPDVQNECRPCHENCTQGCKGPELQDCLGQTLVLIGKTHLTMALTVIAGLVVIFMMLGGTFLYWRGRRIQNKRAMRRYLERGESIEPLDPSEKANKVLARIFKETELRKLKVLGSGVFGTVHKGVWIPEGESIKIPVCIKIIEDKSGRQSFQAVTDHMLAIGSLDHAHIVRLLGLCPGSSLQLVTQYLPLGSLLDHVRQHRGALGPQLLLNWGVQIAKGMYYLEEHGMVHRNLAARNVLLKSPSQVQVADFGVADLLPPDDKQLLYSEAKTPIKWMALESIHFGKYTHQSDVWSYGVTVWELMTFGAEPYAGLRLAEVPDLLEKGERLAQPQICTIDVYMVMVKCWMIDENIRPTFKELANEFTRMARDPPRYLVIKRESGPGIAPGPEPHGLTNKKLEEVELEPELDLDLDLEAEEDNLATTTLGSALSLPVGTLNRPRGSQSLLSPSSGYMPMNQGNLGEACQESAVSGSSEWCPRPVSLHPMPRGCLASESSEGHVTGSEAELQEKVSTCRSRSRSRSPRPRGDSAYHSQRHSLLTPVTPLSPPGLEEEDVNGYVMPDTHLKGTPSSREGTLSSVGLSSVLGTEEEDEDEEYEYMNRRRRHSPPRPPRPSSLEELGYEYMDVGSDLSASLGSTQSCPLHPVPVMPTAGTTPDEDYEYMNRQRGGSGPGGDYAAMGACPASEQGYEEMRAFQGPGHQAPHVHYAHLKTLRSLEATDSAFDNPDYWHSRLFPKANAQRT
- the ERBB3 gene encoding receptor tyrosine-protein kinase erbB-3 isoform X1; amino-acid sequence: MRANGALQVLGLLFNLARGSEVGNSQAVCPGTLNGLSVTGDAENQYQTLYKLYERCEVVMGNLEIVLTGHNADLSFLQWIREVTGYVLVAMNEFSTLPLPNLRVVRGTQVYDGKFAIFVMLNYNTNSSHALRQLRLTQLTEILSGGVYIEKNDKLCHMDTIDWKDIVRDQDAEIVVKDNGRSCPLCHEVCKGRCWGPGPEDCQTLTKTICAPQCNGHCFGPNPNQCCHDECAGGCSGPQDTDCFACRHFNDSGACVPRCPQPLVYNKLTFQLEPNPHTKYQYGGVCVASCPHNFVVDQTSCVRACPPDKMEVDKNGLKMCEPCGGLCPKACEGTGSGSRFQTVDSSNIDGFVNCTKILGNLDFLITGLNGDPWHKIPALDPEKLNVFRTVREITGYLNIQSWPPHMYNFSVFSNLTTIGGRSLYNRGFSLLIMKNLNVTSLGFRSLKEISAGRIYISANRQLCYHHSLNWTKVLRGPTEERLDIKHNRPRRDCVAEGKVCDPLCSSGGCWGPGPGQCLSCRNYSRGGVCVTHCNFLNGEPREFAHEAECFSCHPECQPMEGTATCNGSGSDTCAQCAHFRDGPHCVSSCPHGVLGAKGPIYKYPDVQNECRPCHENCTQGCKGPELQDCLGQTLVLIGKTHLTMALTVIAGLVVIFMMLGGTFLYWRGRRIQNKRAMRRYLERGESIEPLDPSEKANKVLARIFKETELRKLKVLGSGVFGTVHKGVWIPEGESIKIPVCIKIIEDKSGRQSFQAVTDHMLAIGSLDHAHIVRLLGLCPGSSLQLVTQYLPLGSLLDHVRQHRGALGPQLLLNWGVQIAKGMYYLEEHGMVHRNLAARNVLLKSPSQVQVADFGVADLLPPDDKQLLYSEAKTPIKWMALESIHFGKYTHQSDVWSYGVTVWELMTFGAEPYAGLRLAEVPDLLEKGERLAQPQICTIDVYMVMVKCWMIDENIRPTFKELANEFTRMARDPPRYLVIKRESGPGIAPGPEPHGLTNKKLEEVELEPELDLDLDLEAEEDNLATTTLGSALSLPVGTLNRPRGSQSLLSPSSGYMPMNQGNLGEACQESAVSGSSEWCPRPVSLHPMPRGCLASESSEGHVTGSEAELQEKVSTCRSRSRSRSPRPRGDSAYHSQRHSLLTPVTPLSPPGLEEEDVNGYVMPDTHLKGTPSSREGTLSSVGLSSVLGTEEEDEDEEYEYMNRRRRHSPPRPPRPSSLEELGYEYMDVGSDLSASLGSTQSCPLHPVPVMPTAGTTPDEDYEYMNRQRGGSGPGGDYAAMGACPASEQGYEEMRAFQGPGHQAPHVHYAHLKTLRSLEATDSAFDNPDYWHSRLFPKANAQRT